ACTAGCATGAGTAGGGCTGTGATGCTTATGCGAAACCCAATCGCAGCTAAGGTGATGTTCGGTTGCTTTCTACCATTCGTCACCCGACAATCCAAAGTAAAGCTAAGCATGTAGAAGCCACGATAGTTGCCTTCTCTGGACGAGGGTTCGAATCCCTCCGGCTCCACAAAAGGATTTCATATTACTTCAAACCCCTTCAGATTCCTTTCTGGAGGGGTTTTTTGTTTGTCAATATTTTTTTTCTGAGAGCACCTTAAGCCTGAAATAAAAAAGAGTAACATGGGAGATATTTCGCATAGTTGCGATGGAATGGATAAGTCATACATAATAAATGCCGAGCTTGATTAACGAAACCAGACTCCTGATAAAATTTTGTATTCTTATATTTAGTATTGACTGTTGTGAGTCTTAGGCTTTCTGCTAAATTTATTCTTTACACAAGTGTATAATTACGATCTCTTAACACAACCTAAAACATGAAGTTCATGATAAAGCTAAACTGGGTATTTGCCGCTTTTATTTTACTGGCAGCCTGCGGACAGGCTAGCGAAAACGAATCCTCTTCCAAAGGAAATGATTCTTCTAAATTTAAGACTTTAATTATTGATGGACAGAATAACCATTATATATGGCCCAAAACTACAATGATGATGCAGGATTATCTTGAGCAAAGTGGGTTGTTTGAAGTAGATATCCATCGTATGGACTCCGTATGGTTAGGCATTAAATACAATCAGTCTCGGCCAGAACCTTATACATATTTTATAGAAACTTACCCTCTGGATTCTAGTACTTACGGACTGTCTCATGAGCCTATAAAAACATCCCAGTTTTCTATAGATTTTAGTCAGTATGACCTCATTGTTTCTAATATGGGGGCGGAGTCTGCCGAGTGGCCAGAAGAAACCAAAAAAAACTTTGAGAGCTATATGAAAAATGGTGGCGGTCTGGTAGTGGTTCATGCTGCAAACAATGCCTGGGGAGATTGGGAAGAGTACAATAAAATGATTGGTCTGGGTGCCTGGGGTGGGCGAGATAGTGCCACAGGTCCTTATGTCTACTATACAGAAGAGGGAGCGTTAGAAAAAGACTCTTCTGCCGGAGTGTGTGGGTCTCATGGTAAAGAGTATGATTTTGTGCTTACTACTCGTGCACCTGAGCACCCTATCATGGAAGGCCTGCCGAGCGAATGGCTACATGCTCAGGACGAACTATATGAACGTATGCGTGGTCCTTTTGAAAATGCTACCATATTGGCTACCGCTTATTCTGATGTAGAAAGAAATGCTCCGCCCTGGAATCCTTCTTTAAAGGGTATGGGGCAGCATGTGCCTCTCTTGATGGCAATTAATTATGGGCAGGGCCGGGTCTTCCATACCGCGCTTGGGCACTTCGACTATTCTATGGAGTGCGTGGGTTTTATTACTACCCTGCTGCGAGGTGCAGAGTGGGCGGCTAGTGGCAAAGTAAGTCAGGCAGTTCCTGAAGACTTTCCGTCCGCAGAGCAAACAGCATCCCGAAGTTGGAAGGGTCAAAAAAGCGCTGCGCTAAAATAATTTAAGCGAAACTTTGTTAGTTTTTTAGAAATAGGTTTGGCTCACATCATGGATAGTGAGCCAATTCTGCTTTAAGTATAGGTTAAGTGGTTTTAATCCTATAATTAGCTCTCCTATTACTAGTGCAGTAAGCAGATATGTCTCCTGAATAAGCTGTACTCGAGAAGGTGTTTGCTGTCTTAACTTTAAAACTTTTGACTTAAAACTGTGTGAGGGTGAAATTTGTCTTCAAACAATAAACTTTTATTCTCAATACTGTCTTATGCATATTTTGTAAGCTGTTTTGTTAATGCCTTTTGAGTCCGCATATTGCAGGCATTACTAAATTTGGGTACGATTTGAGTTCAGGCTAAGAAATTATGAGTCATACTTTTTCGCTTCTTCTCTGGTTAAATAGGTCAAAGGCTGATAAAGCTGGTGAGGCTCCTGTCTACGCGCGCATTACAGTCAATGGAGAAAGAGCGGAAATATCCACCGGACAAAAGCTTGCTCCTGAACGTTGGAATGCGCAGGCCGGACGAGCAAGAGGGCAAAGAGACGATGCAGTGCTTGTAAATACCGAACTGGATAAGCTCAGGCACAAAATAAGTCAGATTTATCAGGGGCTGCGCGAAAAAGATGCTTTTATCTCAGCCAGCCAGATCAAAGAAATTTACCTGGGAGGTGGAGCAAAATCATATACTTTGCTGGAGGTTTTTCAGCACCATAACCAGCAAATGAAAGCTCAGGTAGGTACTGACTATGCCGAAGCTACCTATCAGCGCTACGAAACCTGTTATAGGTTGACTAAGGAGTACATTCAACATCAATATAAACGTAGCGATATTAGCTTAGCTGAGCTGAAGCATGGTTTTATTACAGGTTTTGAGTTTTACCTAAAGACAGTCAGGAGTAACAATCATAACACTACCATTAAGTATCTGCGTAACTTCAAAAAGATTGTGCATTTAGCCCTGGCTAATGGCTGGCTGGAAAAAAATCCTTTCTTAGCCTACAAGACTAAAATTCGTGAAGTAAAACGAGAAGTGCTAAGTCTGCAGGAGTTGGAGCAGCTAGAGCGAGTAGTGCTGCCTGGAGCGCGCCTAAAAATGGTGCGAGATGTATTTGTCTTTTGCTGCTATACCGGCCTGGCTTATGCGGATGTGGCCGCACTAGCGCCCGCAAATATTTCGGTAGGCATAGATGGTGGTGCCTGGTTGTTTGTAGACAGAAAAAAGACAGGAGTCTCTTCTAAAGTGCCTCTGCTACCCAAAGCTGAAGCTATTTTAGAAGAATATGATAAGCACCCAGAAGTAAAGGAGGGTAAACTGCTGCCTATGCTCTCTAACCAGAAGATGAACAGCTACCTGAAAGATGTAGCGAAAGTTAGTGGACTTAGCAAGCGTCTGACCTTTCATGTTGCACGACATACCTTTGCTACGACAGTTACTTTAACCAATGGAGTGCCTATAGAATCAGTGAGTGCCATGCTGGGGCATAAAAACCTGAAGACCACGCAAATTTATGCCAAAGTAATAGAGCAGAAAATTAGCGAAGACATGCAAAAGTTGAGGTCTAAGCTTTTGCCTCAAGACGCGCAGCAGCAGTTGGGTAGTCATGGCGCATAGCTTACAAATCATTACACACCCTTCTTTAATATTAAGCTAAGCTATATCACCTCTTTGGGGGGGGCTTTCAAAAAATACAGCACTGAACTGAAAATGCCTTAAAATTACGGTTACTTATTCGGTTACCATATGAAATTTAATGTGAAAATATTACTGTAATTCAGTGATTTATAATTATAGTTCAGGAGTCTAAAGCTCCAAAACTTTTAAGATGAGAGTAAAGTCGTGAATTAATAATAATGCTAATTATGCGACTTTAACCTTGCTGTTCAGTATTCGCAATGGAACTTAGTTTAAGATCAGATGAAGGAATCATTGAAATCATCCAAAATGGAGTAGTAATAATCCTTAAAATACTGCATTTTAGCTGCCCTTATGATGAGTTCAACGTCAAAATCTTCCGTTAAGAAAACAGGGCTTACAAGAAAGCTGGGTTTGCTGGGGCTTACCGCAACTGGCATCTGCTCTATGTTAGGGGCTTCTATCAATGTAGTCCCCTTTATGATTCAGCGTAACGTACCGGGCATAGGGCCTTATGTGTTGCCCGCCTTTCTGTTTGCGGGAGTACCGGCTATACTGGCAGCATTTGCTTATAGCATTTTGGCATCGGCTATGCCAAGAGCGGGAGGAAGTTACATATATGCCAGCCGTGGGCTTAATCCTTATCTGGGTTTTGTGGCTAGCTTTTCGCAGTGGTTTGGCCTATCTATTATTATTGGGGTAGTTTCCTATGTCATTGTGCCTTTTATACGTGATGTGGTAATGAACCTCGGGTGGGTAGATGCGGCATTACTATTAGAACAGGGAGGGGTAAGAGTAGGTTTATCATTGGCTTTACTCTGGCTATTTGTAAGTATTAACATTAGAGGGACGCAGTCGTACGAACGTACACTGGTGCCTCTTATGTTTTTGATGTTTGGGCTGGGAGCCATCGTAATCTTTGCGGGTTTTTCTTATAATCAGCAAGATTTTGCGAAAGCGCTATTCACTCAGGAAGGACGAACAGTAGACATCAATCTACCATCCGTCTTTAGCTGGAGCAACTTTCTGGCAGCGGCAGCTTTGCTTTTTTCTAGCTTTATTGGCTTTGATTCTATCGCACAAGCAGGAGGAGAAGCTAAAAAACCAGGTCGCAACCTCCCTCTCGCTATTGCGCTAACCATTACAATTGTCGGAGGATTTTATCTTTTCTTTACCGCAGCGGTTTACCACACAGTGCCTTGGTCTTTTGTGGCGGAGGAGGCTATGCAAAAAGATATCACTGCGCCAGGTATGCTTAGCTATGTACTACCGGCTAGCCTGGCAGTGGCTATAGTAGCGGGTGCAACAATTGCTCTGGTAAATGATCTTCCGGCTATGTTGCTATCCGTTTCACGCCTTATGTTTGCCTGGGCAGAAGATGGTATTTTTTCAAGGCGAGTAGCTCAGGTTCATACAAAGTACCATACGCCGCATATCGCCCTAATACTGAGCGGAATGATGGCCAGCATCGGGATATTGGGCAGTCATTTCGCGGGTGATTTGTTTTTAGGTATAGACATTATGGTTACTTCCATGATGGTAAACTTTCTGCTAATGTGCATTACTCTTTTGTGCTTGCCAAAAGTAAATCCGGAGCTAGCCGGGCAGGTACAGGTGCTTAAAAATGTTTACCTTCAAAAAATATTAGGCTGGACTGGCACTTTCATGCTCAGCGGATTTTTGTTTATCCACACCTGGAAAGATCTTAACAATGAGGTAGAAGCATGGTATTTTCACTCCACTCCTATTTGGCTTATAGTAATGAGCCTGGCCTCAATCATATTCTTTATAAAATTGGCTGCGCTTAAAAAGCAGAATGTAGATACAAAAAAACTGTTTAATACTCTTCCCCCCGAATAAACCATGGAATATTGCGAACTGGCACCCGGACTCAGGATTTCTCGTGTACTCACCGGGCTATGGCAAATTGCCGATATGGAAAAGGATGGTACTACCCTGGACCCTCAGCAAACCGCTCAAGCTATGGAGCCTTATGTGGCGGCTGGCTTTACTACTTTTGACATGGCTGATCATTATGGCTCAGCGGAAATTATTAGTGGTACTTTCAGGAACAGCAATCCATTAGGAGGTCAGGTTCAGCTTCTAACCAAATGGGTGCCCCAACCCGGGCTTACTAAACGGGAGCAGGTAAAAGAGGCTGTAAAAAAGGCTTTACAACGTATGCAGGTAGAGCAGATAGATCTAATGCAGTTTCATGCCTGGAACTATGCTGACCCTAACTGGCTGGACTGTCTGTTTTGGTTGCAGGAGCTTAAAGAAGAAGGTTGTATAGGTCAGCTGGGGCTTACTAATTTTGACGCAGCCCACCTACGTATTGCGGTCAGTAGTGGTATTAGTGTAGTGTCTAATCAGGTATGTTACTCGCTGATAGATCGCAGGGCTGCTGGAGCTATGCGGCAGGTATGTGACGCCTACGGAGTTAAACTCCTAGCTTTTGGAACGGTAGCTGGAGGGTTTATTTCTGAAAAGTGGCTAGGTAAACCAGAGCCGGCTATGGAAACACTTAGTACCTGGTCACAAATGAAGTATAAGCGCTTTATTGATGCTGCCGGAGGTTGGGATAAATTTCAGAATTTGCTACAGGCTGTACATAAGCTGGCACAAAAGCATCAGGTGTCTATGGCCAATATTAGTAGCCGCTATATGCTGGATCAGCCTTCGGTAGGAGGTGTTATTCTGGGTGCGCGTCTGGGGCAGAGTGAACATATAACTGAAAACCAGCGCATTTTTGATATACAACTATCGGCGGATGATCATAAATTGATACAGAATGCACAGGCTGAACTGGATGAAGTGCCGGGCGGTTGCGGCGATGAATATCGTAAGCCTCCATTTCTGACAGCTTC
This window of the Porifericola rhodea genome carries:
- a CDS encoding ThuA domain-containing protein, whose translation is MIKLNWVFAAFILLAACGQASENESSSKGNDSSKFKTLIIDGQNNHYIWPKTTMMMQDYLEQSGLFEVDIHRMDSVWLGIKYNQSRPEPYTYFIETYPLDSSTYGLSHEPIKTSQFSIDFSQYDLIVSNMGAESAEWPEETKKNFESYMKNGGGLVVVHAANNAWGDWEEYNKMIGLGAWGGRDSATGPYVYYTEEGALEKDSSAGVCGSHGKEYDFVLTTRAPEHPIMEGLPSEWLHAQDELYERMRGPFENATILATAYSDVERNAPPWNPSLKGMGQHVPLLMAINYGQGRVFHTALGHFDYSMECVGFITTLLRGAEWAASGKVSQAVPEDFPSAEQTASRSWKGQKSAALK
- a CDS encoding site-specific integrase; its protein translation is MSHTFSLLLWLNRSKADKAGEAPVYARITVNGERAEISTGQKLAPERWNAQAGRARGQRDDAVLVNTELDKLRHKISQIYQGLREKDAFISASQIKEIYLGGGAKSYTLLEVFQHHNQQMKAQVGTDYAEATYQRYETCYRLTKEYIQHQYKRSDISLAELKHGFITGFEFYLKTVRSNNHNTTIKYLRNFKKIVHLALANGWLEKNPFLAYKTKIREVKREVLSLQELEQLERVVLPGARLKMVRDVFVFCCYTGLAYADVAALAPANISVGIDGGAWLFVDRKKTGVSSKVPLLPKAEAILEEYDKHPEVKEGKLLPMLSNQKMNSYLKDVAKVSGLSKRLTFHVARHTFATTVTLTNGVPIESVSAMLGHKNLKTTQIYAKVIEQKISEDMQKLRSKLLPQDAQQQLGSHGA
- a CDS encoding APC family permease; translated protein: MMSSTSKSSVKKTGLTRKLGLLGLTATGICSMLGASINVVPFMIQRNVPGIGPYVLPAFLFAGVPAILAAFAYSILASAMPRAGGSYIYASRGLNPYLGFVASFSQWFGLSIIIGVVSYVIVPFIRDVVMNLGWVDAALLLEQGGVRVGLSLALLWLFVSINIRGTQSYERTLVPLMFLMFGLGAIVIFAGFSYNQQDFAKALFTQEGRTVDINLPSVFSWSNFLAAAALLFSSFIGFDSIAQAGGEAKKPGRNLPLAIALTITIVGGFYLFFTAAVYHTVPWSFVAEEAMQKDITAPGMLSYVLPASLAVAIVAGATIALVNDLPAMLLSVSRLMFAWAEDGIFSRRVAQVHTKYHTPHIALILSGMMASIGILGSHFAGDLFLGIDIMVTSMMVNFLLMCITLLCLPKVNPELAGQVQVLKNVYLQKILGWTGTFMLSGFLFIHTWKDLNNEVEAWYFHSTPIWLIVMSLASIIFFIKLAALKKQNVDTKKLFNTLPPE
- a CDS encoding aldo/keto reductase → MEYCELAPGLRISRVLTGLWQIADMEKDGTTLDPQQTAQAMEPYVAAGFTTFDMADHYGSAEIISGTFRNSNPLGGQVQLLTKWVPQPGLTKREQVKEAVKKALQRMQVEQIDLMQFHAWNYADPNWLDCLFWLQELKEEGCIGQLGLTNFDAAHLRIAVSSGISVVSNQVCYSLIDRRAAGAMRQVCDAYGVKLLAFGTVAGGFISEKWLGKPEPAMETLSTWSQMKYKRFIDAAGGWDKFQNLLQAVHKLAQKHQVSMANISSRYMLDQPSVGGVILGARLGQSEHITENQRIFDIQLSADDHKLIQNAQAELDEVPGGCGDEYRKPPFLTASGDLSDHLQNIPAPFEAVEAHAGRKKVFSGTSWEDMAGYCRAVRSGDRILVSGTTATHGQRMIGGNDAAAQTHFVIDKIQGALESLGASLEDVDRTRIFVNNIKDWEAVARAHGDRFRDIQPANTLVEAKLVGEGYLVEIEAEARVSV